Below is a window of Paramagnetospirillum magneticum AMB-1 DNA.
AATGGCGGCCACTTCGGGAATCGGGGCCCGCTGCAGCGTCGCCACATAGGCGAAGCCGTCCTCGCCCGGCATGTGGATGTCGCACAGCACGACGGAGGGGCGGATGCGCAAGGTCTCTGAGATGGCGGCCTTGACGTCGCCGGCATCGTAGAGGTTGGACGGCGGAATGCCGATCTGCATGAGGATCTGGCGAAGGGTCAGCCGGATGAAAGGCTCGTCATCCACCAGAAGCACCTTGATCCGGCGCAGTTCCGTTTCGTTCATGGGACACCTCTGTCATCGAGGACCGGCGCGAGGGCGTCGCGCAGTTCACTCAGGGTGGGGGGCAGCAGCGGGATCAGCATGCCGGCGGCCGCGTCGTTACCATCCCGGGCCGAGTTTTCCACATCGGCGGCCAGACGACCAAGGCGCAGGGCTCCGGCGGTATTGGCGGTGCCCTTGAGACCATGGGCCACCTCGCGCAGAGCGGCGAGATCGGTCTCGGCCTCCAGGCGCGCCACCTTGGTCCCGGCATCGTCAAGGAAGGCGGCCAGGATGGGGCGCAGCCGCGCCATGTCCCATTTGTAGATGGGCCCCATGCGTTCGAAGTCGAACACGTCGGGATCGATCTCGGGAAGGAGGGGGACGGCCCCGGCCGGGGCGGCGGGGGCCACGACCGCCGTCGGCGCCACCCCGCGCCATTTCAGCAGGCAGGCGAACAGTTCGTCGGGATCGATGGGCTTGGTCAGG
It encodes the following:
- a CDS encoding response regulator, giving the protein MNETELRRIKVLLVDDEPFIRLTLRQILMQIGIPPSNLYDAGDVKAAISETLRIRPSVVLCDIHMPGEDGFAYVATLQRAPIPEVAAIPVVMLTSDSGEEAVMTAKGLKVSGYLVKPVSIAAVKKSIERALKVTLP